From Planctomycetia bacterium:
GACCCCGCGCACGAAGCGCAAATAGTTCGGCAGCAGGTTCTTGTTCTCGCTGTCGATGAGGACGCGCTTCACATAGAGCTGCAGGCTCACTTCCGTTCGGCCGAACCCGAGCGTTTCGTGATTGGAGCGCGGCACGAAGAGGAGCGCGGAGTATTGCAACGGCGCGTCGACCGAGAAATGCAGCCGGAGGAGCGGGTCTTCGTCGTCGTGGCTAATGAGCTTGAAGAACTCGTTGTACTGTTCGTCTTTCACTTGCGACGCCGGCTCGCGCCAGAGGGCCGAGGTTTGATTCGTCTGCTCGCCGTTGACGAGAATCGGGAACGGTACGAAGTTCGAATAGCGGCGGATCGTCTCTTGCAGCGTGTGTTCATCGGCGAAGCGATCTTCGCTCGGCTTAAGGTGGATTTCGATCCGCGTGCCGCGCGGCACTTCCCCCACGGCCGGCTCGACGACGTAGCTCCCCATGCCGTCGCTCGTCCAGACGATCGCCGGCTCGTCGGGCTTCGCGCTGCGGGTCGTGAGCACGATCCGCTCGGCGACCATGAACACGCTATAGAAGCCGACGCCGAAGCGACCGATGAGGCTTACATCTTTCTGAGCCGCCTCCTTCCCTTCGGCCGCGAGTTGCTGGAGGAACGCCGTAGCACCGCTATGGGCGATCGTGCCGATATTGGCATGCACCTCGGCCTCGGTCATGCCGATGCCGGTGTCGACGATCGCCAGCACCTTGCGCTCGCCGGCGGGGGCTCCTTCCGCAGCGGCTTCCGTCCGGGTCTCCAGCTTGATCTCGAGCGGCAGGTCGGCATCGACCACCGGTTGGCCGGAAGCCTGGAGGAAGCGAACCTTTTCGATCGCATCGGTCGAGTTGGAAATGAGCTCGCGAAGGAACACGTCTTTCGACGTGTAGACCGAATGGATCAGGATATCGAGCAGCTGCTTGATCTCGGCCTTGAATTCGTGCGGCTGAGCGACAGGGGGATTGGCGGCGGTGGTCATGGTTCGGAAGCCGGTACGGGTGAGAACGGAAAGTCGAAGACCGTCGGGAGCATGCTCGCTCGGAGGCGAGAACCCGTTATTTTGTCGGCCGAGGTCCGGGCCGTCAAATCATGCGTGGTCCGGTCGAGCGAACCCGGGCTGCCGGCGAAAAAAATCTCGGCGCAAAGGCTAACCCTCCGGCAGCGCGAGAGGTTAAGATTCCGCTGACCGATTTTCGGACCGCTCCCCCCTGGGTTCCCTTTCCCACACGCCGCCCTTCCCTCCGGAAAAGAATTATGCCTTCGACGTTTGCCGCTTCCTCGCGTGCCTCGCTGTTCACGCTCTCGTTGTTCTCGCTGGCCTCCTTGGCGATGGCTGCCGATCAGCTGCCGGTGGTCAAGCCCGATGCGGTAAAGCAGATCGCGGCTGCGAAGCAGGAGACGGCCAAGCCTGTCGCACCGGCCGACAACCGCTACACGCAAAAGCCCGAGATCGCCGCGTCGAACGAAGCGATCGCAAAGCCCGCTGCGGCTGCGGCGACCGGCTCTTCGCCGTTTCTCGCTGGTCCGAAGCCGTCGTGGATCTGGGGCCCGGACGTGAACAAGAAATACGTCGTACGGAAGAAGTATTCGGGCGATGTGAAGTCGGCCGTGCTGAAATTGTCGTGCGATAACTTAGCGACGATCTACATCAACGGCCGCAACGCCTACGTGAGCAACGATTGGCACGACG
This genomic window contains:
- the htpG gene encoding molecular chaperone HtpG, with translation MTTAANPPVAQPHEFKAEIKQLLDILIHSVYTSKDVFLRELISNSTDAIEKVRFLQASGQPVVDADLPLEIKLETRTEAAAEGAPAGERKVLAIVDTGIGMTEAEVHANIGTIAHSGATAFLQQLAAEGKEAAQKDVSLIGRFGVGFYSVFMVAERIVLTTRSAKPDEPAIVWTSDGMGSYVVEPAVGEVPRGTRIEIHLKPSEDRFADEHTLQETIRRYSNFVPFPILVNGEQTNQTSALWREPASQVKDEQYNEFFKLISHDDEDPLLRLHFSVDAPLQYSALLFVPRSNHETLGFGRTEVSLQLYVKRVLIDSENKNLLPNYLRFVRGVVESDDLPLNVSRETLQENRLVGKIRDTLTGRLLDKLLELAEKQPEEYRQFWEKFGRIFKEGYSDFAYRQKFQDLLRFNSSRHDDDKGLIGLKDYAAAMPAEQKAIYYLSGPSRAALLRDPRLELFRKRGIEVLYLQEMADEFVIGSAGNYDGKQLISADQVKADDLKGLGKDEAADKPEDIAKRADIGLLSARFKEILGPRVTDVRTSERLVDSPACLVSDDRQPSGHIDKLMRMMNKSSDLPQRVMELNPSHPLIKSLTELVAKDGRDPFVERAAEQLFEGAMLVDGYLTDPHKLVERMNQILEDAAKLKNGPG